The Eurosta solidaginis isolate ZX-2024a chromosome 4, ASM4086904v1, whole genome shotgun sequence genome includes a window with the following:
- the Mnr gene encoding uncharacterized protein Mnr, producing MWPSMGGAGVGASTLLLLCVVSSVNSFSKYGRGCGDIGCLPTEECVITSDSCSYTQREGKDCGNYPKCQRKPGSSSSLASAPVNPSVSSGTTHNSYNPSAPIPDMGESNNVVGGGGGSSGGYSGGGSGGHSLYPTLPNSPPAGGYNPYGGYQPHAGGYQPPAGGHQPSAGGGYQPPAGGGYQPPAGGGYQPPAGGGYQPPAGGYYPGGYQPGGYAPPGGYAPPGGYNPNAPGYGGGNTPQKPKDKEGGNFFSKFFSNPAVSQAVSGIIAGQIAKGLQGGGGGGGGGANGGGTAGGGYQPSGGYTPSGGYGGGGTSSSGGSSGSNILGGFLGTVLSGGGGGGGGGGSGSSASNFLGSLLSGGGSSAGGGGGGGSSTSNILGSLLSGGGGGGSANRGSSPISEILGSRNFGGLFSENPSSGSTRSTSSSSGAKSYPTQPPINHNYNG from the exons ATGTGGCCGAGCATGGGCGGCGCTGGTGTTGGTGCCAGCACTTTGTTGCTATTATGCGTCGTTAGCAGCGTTAATTCCTTTTcaa AATATGGACGCGGCTGCGGAGACATTGGCTGTTTGCCCACTGAAGAATGTGTCATCACTAGCGATTCGTGCAGCTACACTCAACGCGAGGGCAAAGACTGCGGCAACTATCCGAAATGTCAGAGGAAACCAGGCTCCAGCTCGTCTTTGGCTTCGGCGCCAGTTAATCCGTCAG TAAGCAGCGGCACAACACATAACTCTTACAATCCAAGTGCACCGATACCCGATATGGGTGAGAGCAATAatgttgttggtggtggtggtggcagCAGTGGTGGTTATAGTGGTGGCGGTTCTGGTGGTCACAGCCTTTATCCCACTTTACCCAATAGTCCACCCGCAGGTGGTTACAATCCATATGGTGGCTATCAACCACACGCAGGCGGATATCAACCACCCGCAGGCGGTCATCAACCATCAGCAGGTGGTGGATATCAACCACCAGCAGGTGGTGGATATCAACCTCCAGCCGGTGGTGGATATCAGCCGCCAGCAGGTGGTGGATATCAGCCGCCAGCAGGTGGTTATTATCCTGGCGGTTATCAGCCTGGTGGTTATGCACCTCCTGGTGGTTATGCACCTCCCGGTGGCTACAATCCGAATGCGCCCGGCTATGGTGGCGGAAACACGCCACAGAAACCAAAAGACAAAGAAGGCGGCAACTTTTTCTCCAAATTTTTCTCAAATCCTGCGGTAAGTCAAGCGGTATCTGGTATAATTGCAGGACAAATTGCAAAAGGTTTGCAAGGCGGGGGAGGTGGCGGCGGTGGCGGTGCTAATGGTGGCGGTACTGCTGGTGGTGGTTACCAGCCAAGCGGTGGCTATACGCCAAGTGGTGGCTATGGCGGTGGAGGCACTTCTTCTAGTGGTGGATCATCAGGCAGCAATATCTTGGGTGGCTTCCTTGGTACTGTTTTaagcggtggtggtggtggcggcgGCGGTGGTGGCAGTGGCAGCAGTGCAAGTAATTTTCTCGGCAGTTTGCTAAGTGGAGGTGGCAGCAGTGCAGGCGGTGGCGGTGGAGGTGGAAGCAGCACTAGTAACATTTTGGGCAGCTTGTTgagcggtggtggtggtggtggcagtGCAAATCGCGGCAGCAGTCCAATAAGCGAAATTTTAGGATCGCGCAACTTTGGCGGTTTGTTTAGCGAGAATCCATCATCTGGCTCCACTCGTTCAACTTCAAGTTCGTCAGGTGCTAAGAGCTATCCCACGCAGCCACCAATCAATCACAACTACAATGGTTga